A genomic window from Aurantimicrobium photophilum includes:
- a CDS encoding DUF305 domain-containing protein, whose translation MFNKKYRIAGITAVALAGAISLAGCTTNLGGNDSNGTMDGGMMGNNKSASAFSGTDIMFAQMMIPHHQQAVDMSTLAETRTTNPEVLALAKQIKDAQAPEIKQMKAWIESSGSSTDMGHDMGMGGMLTDEQMTALENAQGAAFDKLYLEGMIGHHEGALQMATMIENSSNSEAKELAANIIKSQSAEIEKMKQMLEAL comes from the coding sequence ATGTTTAACAAGAAATACCGTATTGCTGGAATTACTGCTGTTGCTCTCGCTGGTGCGATTTCATTAGCTGGCTGCACCACCAACCTCGGAGGAAACGACTCCAACGGAACGATGGATGGCGGCATGATGGGAAACAACAAGAGTGCGTCCGCATTCTCGGGAACCGACATCATGTTTGCCCAGATGATGATTCCTCACCACCAGCAGGCCGTGGACATGTCCACCCTCGCTGAGACTCGCACCACCAACCCTGAAGTCTTGGCTCTGGCCAAGCAGATCAAGGATGCCCAAGCACCTGAAATCAAGCAGATGAAGGCATGGATTGAGTCCTCAGGATCAAGCACGGACATGGGCCATGACATGGGAATGGGTGGCATGCTCACCGATGAACAGATGACTGCTCTAGAAAATGCCCAAGGCGCTGCGTTCGACAAGCTCTACCTCGAAGGCATGATTGGTCACCATGAAGGTGCCCTGCAGATGGCCACGATGATTGAGAACTCTTCCAACTCCGAAGCGAAAGAACTCGCAGCCAACATTATTAAGAGCCAAAGCGCTGAAATCGAAAAGATGAAGCAGATGCTGGAGGCGCTGTAA
- a CDS encoding multicopper oxidase family protein, protein MASQDTRISRRTILIAGGASAGALALAGGAFWLGTSVSKTLTSGNPTQSSLPGFGIEPEILRSSGGKLTVDLVAAYSEIQIGGKPAKLKTYNGTTPGPTWMVKPGDVITVNFTNNLGEPTNLHTHGFHVSPAGNSDNVFVEVADGETFTYQYTLADNHPSAPFWYHPHHHGMAADQVFAGLYGAIVVEDTEPIPATKERVLVLSDISLQTDGNVAGANMMSKMMGREGDILLLNGQVQPSYASDQNALERWRIVNSCTSRYMKLSVPGGTATLLGKDSGRYAQPQKVTEFTLAPGNRADLLVQLGSEPVSLSYTTVPHPDAMMMGSTQTYTNYPLAQFIPGSTTAATVGALPTQTAGPDLRSEAIADARSFTLKMPNMGGMGGMGNMNGGFTINGQAFNMDVINTSVKLGTVEEWTIINDTTMDHPFHLHVWPMQVLSIGGLVVTAVEYQDVVNVPANSRSVIRVHFDKFEGNAVYHCHILDHEDQGMMGIIEANPA, encoded by the coding sequence ATGGCTTCGCAAGATACCCGCATTTCCAGAAGAACCATATTAATCGCCGGAGGTGCCAGCGCGGGAGCGCTGGCACTGGCTGGTGGTGCTTTTTGGCTGGGAACTAGCGTCTCGAAAACATTGACTTCAGGCAATCCGACACAGAGCTCTCTCCCAGGTTTTGGGATAGAACCGGAGATTCTCCGAAGCTCCGGAGGGAAGCTCACAGTCGATCTCGTCGCGGCATACAGCGAGATTCAGATTGGAGGGAAACCAGCCAAGCTAAAAACCTACAATGGCACCACCCCAGGCCCCACGTGGATGGTGAAGCCAGGTGATGTCATCACCGTGAACTTCACCAACAACCTCGGTGAGCCAACCAATCTCCACACCCATGGCTTCCACGTCTCCCCTGCAGGCAACAGCGACAACGTTTTTGTTGAAGTGGCAGACGGTGAAACGTTCACTTACCAATATACGTTGGCAGACAATCACCCCTCTGCCCCGTTCTGGTATCACCCACACCACCATGGCATGGCAGCTGATCAAGTTTTTGCTGGCCTGTACGGTGCCATCGTGGTGGAAGATACTGAACCCATTCCCGCCACAAAAGAACGTGTCCTTGTTCTCTCAGACATCTCTCTTCAAACCGATGGCAATGTCGCTGGAGCAAACATGATGAGCAAGATGATGGGACGCGAAGGTGACATTCTCCTTCTCAATGGGCAGGTTCAGCCCAGCTATGCCTCCGATCAGAACGCGCTCGAACGCTGGCGCATTGTGAACTCATGCACCTCCCGCTACATGAAGCTCAGCGTTCCTGGCGGAACAGCAACCTTGTTGGGGAAGGATTCCGGTCGCTATGCTCAACCGCAAAAAGTGACCGAATTTACCCTGGCGCCTGGAAACCGCGCAGACCTGCTCGTGCAGTTAGGATCAGAACCAGTTTCACTCTCGTACACAACTGTTCCCCATCCAGATGCCATGATGATGGGCTCGACTCAGACCTACACAAACTACCCTCTGGCTCAGTTCATCCCAGGATCAACCACGGCAGCCACAGTTGGAGCTCTTCCAACCCAGACAGCAGGACCAGACCTGCGAAGTGAAGCGATAGCCGATGCGCGCTCCTTCACCCTCAAGATGCCCAACATGGGCGGAATGGGTGGCATGGGCAATATGAATGGTGGCTTCACCATTAATGGCCAAGCCTTCAATATGGATGTGATTAACACCTCTGTGAAGCTTGGCACCGTCGAGGAGTGGACCATTATTAATGACACCACGATGGATCACCCCTTCCATCTCCACGTCTGGCCCATGCAAGTTCTCTCCATTGGAGGTTTAGTTGTAACCGCTGTGGAATACCAAGACGTTGTGAATGTTCCGGCAAACTCTCGCAGCGTGATTCGAGTTCACTTCGATAAATTCGAAGGCAACGCGGTTTACCACTGCCACATTCTTGATCATGAAGATCAAGGAATGATGGGCATTATTGAAGCTAACCCTGCATAG
- a CDS encoding heavy-metal-associated domain-containing protein: MMRTATFTATGMTCQHCVASVTKEVSELDHVTSVTVDLPTGKVTVESDAPIPADEVITAIDKAGYSAVEKK; the protein is encoded by the coding sequence ATGATGAGGACTGCAACCTTCACCGCAACAGGAATGACCTGCCAGCACTGTGTTGCCAGCGTCACCAAAGAAGTGAGTGAGCTCGATCACGTCACCTCAGTCACTGTTGACCTCCCCACAGGAAAAGTCACGGTGGAAAGCGATGCCCCCATCCCTGCGGATGAGGTCATCACTGCCATCGATAAGGCTGGTTACTCCGCAGTGGAGAAAAAATAG
- a CDS encoding SGNH/GDSL hydrolase family protein — protein sequence MATAVYRRYVALGDSLTEGLGDDRFEQDRIFAGWADRFAVLLNEDAMAAGEDFLYANLAVRSRNSSEILSEQVHEALQLEPDLVTIMAGANDLWRPRKSWDLVRAQFTEAVRLLKEAGITVVLANCINPVHHWSFRGGALRAKELTKLIEEVASEQNVLVVDVYRSPTLRRLRVWSADCVHFGARGHAHVANKAAKLLGLPYRIETPVLQPRLKDSMTLLEHVSWIATHVTPFVGRRLRGIAAGDGINPKRPVMSRVHDHPWTVRRSKSSPLVHSPFPPASILAE from the coding sequence GTGGCCACAGCTGTCTATCGACGATATGTAGCCCTGGGTGATTCGCTTACCGAGGGCCTCGGCGACGACCGTTTCGAACAGGATCGAATATTCGCCGGTTGGGCTGATCGGTTTGCTGTTCTGCTCAACGAGGATGCTATGGCTGCAGGTGAAGATTTTCTCTACGCCAATCTGGCCGTGCGCAGTAGGAATTCCTCCGAAATACTCTCAGAACAAGTTCACGAAGCTCTTCAACTTGAGCCCGACCTGGTCACCATCATGGCTGGGGCAAATGACCTGTGGCGTCCACGGAAAAGTTGGGACCTTGTCAGGGCTCAGTTCACTGAAGCCGTCCGCCTACTCAAAGAAGCAGGCATCACTGTCGTGTTAGCTAACTGCATCAATCCAGTACATCACTGGTCTTTTCGTGGCGGTGCACTGCGGGCTAAAGAACTCACAAAACTCATCGAAGAAGTCGCATCCGAACAGAATGTCTTGGTCGTGGATGTCTACCGCAGCCCGACGTTACGTCGCTTACGAGTCTGGTCCGCAGATTGTGTTCACTTTGGCGCACGCGGTCATGCACACGTTGCCAATAAGGCAGCAAAACTTCTCGGTTTGCCTTACCGAATCGAAACCCCTGTCCTTCAGCCTCGCCTCAAAGACAGCATGACGCTACTGGAACATGTCTCATGGATTGCCACCCATGTGACTCCGTTTGTCGGCAGAAGACTGCGTGGGATTGCTGCCGGCGACGGCATTAATCCCAAAAGACCTGTGATGTCCCGTGTTCACGATCACCCCTGGACGGTGCGACGTTCAAAGTCTTCACCACTCGTTCACTCGCCATTTCCCCCCGCGTCGATTCTCGCCGAATAA
- a CDS encoding glycosyltransferase family 4 protein has translation MSMRVAIVTESFLPSLNGVTNSVLRVVDTLKEAGHEVIIIAPTAPTKRYLGFKVVRTLALPFMQFQVGLPPLALQATLEEFKPDVIHVASPFFLGGQAIAIANKLGIPTVAIYQTDIAGYLQRYGMNFAKPVVDRFIAAIHGPATMNLAPTPESAAYLLKLGVQRVGVWGRGVDLELFHPRNKSREHTIELRAQLLQGRKNLIGFVGRLAPEKQVHKMLELADLPDTALVIVGDGPERKKLETLFAGKPVTFTGSLRGKELANAYAALDTFVHYGTEETFGQTIQEAQASGVPVVAPTIGGQRFLIADGENGRLVDPESKTGFIDAVTEILSVPRLAARMGEAGRRSVLKKSWKANNESLLKTYRAAAAFTGTELESSSELV, from the coding sequence ATGAGCATGCGGGTTGCCATTGTGACAGAGTCATTTCTCCCCTCACTGAACGGAGTTACCAACTCCGTACTTCGAGTCGTTGACACTCTCAAAGAGGCAGGACATGAGGTCATCATCATTGCCCCCACTGCCCCCACCAAGCGGTATTTGGGGTTCAAGGTAGTCCGAACCTTGGCCTTGCCCTTCATGCAATTCCAGGTGGGACTTCCTCCGTTGGCTCTTCAAGCAACACTGGAAGAATTCAAGCCTGACGTCATCCACGTCGCTTCCCCGTTCTTCTTGGGTGGTCAGGCCATAGCCATCGCTAACAAACTCGGTATTCCGACCGTTGCGATCTATCAGACAGACATCGCGGGGTATCTCCAGCGCTACGGTATGAACTTCGCCAAACCCGTTGTTGATCGATTTATTGCAGCGATTCACGGACCTGCGACGATGAACCTTGCCCCCACTCCTGAATCAGCTGCTTACCTCCTCAAGCTTGGCGTGCAACGCGTAGGAGTATGGGGGCGCGGTGTAGATCTCGAACTGTTTCACCCCCGAAACAAGTCCCGCGAGCACACCATTGAACTCCGAGCACAGCTGCTTCAAGGCCGAAAGAACCTCATCGGATTTGTTGGTCGCTTAGCGCCTGAAAAGCAAGTACACAAAATGCTTGAGCTTGCGGACCTTCCAGATACAGCGCTGGTCATCGTGGGTGACGGTCCTGAAAGAAAAAAACTTGAAACCCTATTTGCCGGAAAACCTGTTACTTTTACCGGCTCTCTCCGAGGTAAGGAACTTGCCAATGCCTATGCTGCGCTGGATACTTTTGTTCACTATGGCACCGAAGAAACCTTCGGCCAAACTATCCAAGAAGCGCAAGCAAGTGGCGTTCCAGTGGTCGCACCTACTATCGGTGGCCAACGATTTCTAATCGCAGATGGAGAAAACGGCCGGCTGGTTGACCCCGAGAGCAAGACTGGCTTTATCGATGCCGTGACCGAAATCTTGTCTGTCCCTCGTCTTGCGGCCCGCATGGGTGAAGCAGGTCGACGATCTGTGCTGAAGAAGTCATGGAAAGCTAACAACGAAAGCTTGTTGAAGACCTACCGCGCAGCGGCAGCCTTCACCGGCACTGAGTTGGAGTCCAGTTCTGAACTGGTTTGA
- a CDS encoding DedA family protein translates to MGVAALIFAETATILGSFLPGDSLLFLLGLTLSTVLTSIPLIPAIGLVFFAAVAGSEVGYWLGHKLGPRVFNRDDTWFFNKKVVEKTKEFYHHYGSRAIILARFVPVLRALVPLTVGMSDFGWRRYLVYNIAGAVAWVAGLMTAGYFLGTIPWVRHNIEVVVISFVIISSLPLPIEIIRNRLKNRTS, encoded by the coding sequence GTGGGAGTAGCGGCGCTGATTTTTGCTGAAACAGCCACAATTCTGGGTTCGTTCCTCCCCGGAGACTCATTACTCTTTCTGCTGGGGCTGACCCTGTCGACGGTGTTGACCAGCATCCCACTGATTCCCGCAATAGGGCTTGTCTTCTTTGCCGCGGTGGCAGGTTCTGAGGTTGGTTACTGGTTAGGACACAAGTTGGGTCCTCGAGTGTTCAACCGAGATGACACCTGGTTTTTCAACAAGAAAGTCGTTGAGAAAACAAAAGAGTTTTATCACCACTACGGGTCGCGTGCGATTATCTTGGCCCGGTTTGTCCCGGTTCTCCGAGCACTTGTGCCCTTGACAGTGGGGATGTCCGACTTTGGCTGGCGTCGCTATTTGGTTTACAACATTGCAGGCGCCGTCGCGTGGGTTGCTGGCCTGATGACAGCTGGCTATTTCTTAGGAACAATTCCCTGGGTTCGACACAACATCGAAGTAGTGGTGATCAGCTTCGTCATAATTTCTTCGTTGCCACTTCCCATTGAAATCATCCGAAACAGACTCAAGAATCGAACATCGTGA
- a CDS encoding UTP--glucose-1-phosphate uridylyltransferase, with protein sequence MITSITKAVIPAAGMGTRFLPATKAMPKEMLPVIDKPAIQYVVEEAIGSGLNHLLLITGRNKQALENHFDRNVELETILTARNDVAKLEQITTITEDVDLHYVRQGNPLGLGHAVLKAETFVAGEPFALLLGDDIIEHGDDLLAEMMWIAHTERASVIALMEVPQSHLSRYGVADVVPTESEHIFGIKGFVEKPEVELAPSRLVAIGRYVLQPGVFDVLKKLEPGFGGEIQLSDALDRMAQDTSLAGPVFGLVHEYRRFDTGDKLSYLKAIVQLAGEREDLGPAFNKWLKKYTKGLK encoded by the coding sequence GTGATCACGTCAATTACTAAAGCAGTCATTCCTGCAGCGGGAATGGGGACACGATTCCTTCCCGCTACCAAGGCCATGCCTAAAGAAATGCTCCCCGTCATTGACAAGCCTGCAATTCAATATGTTGTTGAAGAAGCTATCGGCAGCGGCCTCAATCACCTTCTCCTCATCACCGGGCGAAACAAACAAGCTCTGGAAAACCACTTTGATCGCAATGTGGAATTAGAGACCATCCTCACTGCCCGAAACGACGTGGCAAAACTAGAACAAATCACCACCATCACCGAGGATGTTGATCTTCACTACGTCAGACAGGGCAACCCTCTAGGTCTTGGTCATGCCGTTCTCAAGGCAGAAACATTTGTTGCAGGAGAGCCTTTCGCGTTGCTCCTGGGTGATGACATCATCGAACACGGCGATGACCTTCTCGCCGAGATGATGTGGATTGCTCATACAGAACGCGCTTCAGTAATTGCGCTCATGGAAGTTCCACAATCACATCTCTCCCGTTACGGTGTTGCGGATGTGGTCCCCACCGAGAGTGAACACATTTTTGGAATCAAGGGGTTCGTGGAAAAACCGGAAGTTGAATTAGCACCCTCTCGCCTCGTAGCCATCGGCCGCTATGTTCTGCAACCAGGTGTGTTTGATGTCCTCAAGAAACTTGAGCCAGGCTTTGGTGGCGAGATTCAACTCTCTGATGCTCTTGACCGGATGGCGCAGGACACCTCACTGGCCGGACCTGTGTTTGGTTTAGTTCACGAATATCGCCGCTTCGATACTGGTGACAAACTCTCGTATCTCAAAGCCATCGTTCAGCTCGCTGGCGAACGCGAAGACCTTGGCCCTGCATTCAATAAGTGGCTCAAGAAATACACCAAGGGCCTTAAATAA